A genomic stretch from Deferribacterota bacterium includes:
- the rpmA gene encoding 50S ribosomal protein L27, translated as MAHKKAGGSSRNGRDSQSKRLGVKKFGGEKVRAGNIIVRQRGTKFKPGNNVGCGNDYTIFSLIDGVVSFEKKRKGKFISVYPNISA; from the coding sequence ATGGCACATAAAAAGGCAGGTGGTTCATCTAGAAATGGAAGGGATTCACAAAGTAAGCGCTTAGGGGTAAAAAAATTTGGTGGAGAAAAAGTTAGAGCTGGAAACATTATTGTAAGACAGAGAGGAACTAAGTTTAAACCTGGCAATAATGTTGGATGTGGCAATGATTATACAATTTTTTCATTAATAGATGGTGTAGTTTCATTTGAAAAGAAGAGAAAGGGTAAATTTATCTCAGTATATCCAAATATATCTGCATAA
- the obgE gene encoding GTPase ObgE, which translates to MKFIDYAKIKVKSGKGGSGCVSFRREKYVPKGGPSGGTGGCGGDVYIVGDASKSTLLDFQYKSEFRAEKGEHGGGKDKDGARGNSVYIKVPLGTIVKDADTGEIIADIKVDGQSVLVAKGGRGGRGNKSFASSVNRAPFLAEEGEEGSERLLILELKLIADVGIVGFPNAGKSTFLSVITNANPKIDSYPFTTIDPNLGVYNSDSGNRIIFADMPGLIEGAHKGIGLGIKFLKHISRTKLLLHFIDSSVDKSMIERYEALRKELLEYSSDFNNKKEIVVSTKMDQVNRHNLKDFENYLFDNYNNISYFKISTYNYYGIEKLLNYIEDILWK; encoded by the coding sequence ATGAAATTTATTGATTACGCAAAAATTAAAGTAAAATCTGGAAAGGGTGGCAGTGGCTGTGTTAGTTTTCGGAGAGAAAAGTATGTGCCAAAGGGCGGTCCTTCCGGTGGTACAGGTGGTTGCGGCGGTGATGTCTATATAGTAGGTGATGCATCGAAATCAACGCTTCTTGATTTTCAATATAAATCTGAGTTTAGAGCAGAAAAAGGCGAACATGGTGGTGGTAAGGATAAGGATGGAGCAAGGGGTAATAGTGTCTATATCAAAGTCCCTTTGGGGACAATTGTTAAGGATGCAGATACAGGTGAGATAATTGCTGATATAAAAGTTGATGGGCAGTCAGTTTTAGTTGCAAAAGGTGGTAGAGGGGGCAGGGGGAATAAATCTTTTGCTAGTTCTGTAAATAGGGCTCCTTTCCTTGCAGAAGAGGGTGAGGAAGGTAGTGAAAGGTTGTTAATTTTAGAATTAAAATTAATTGCAGATGTTGGTATAGTGGGCTTCCCCAATGCAGGTAAATCTACTTTTTTGTCAGTTATAACAAATGCAAATCCGAAAATTGATAGTTATCCTTTTACAACAATTGATCCAAATCTAGGGGTATATAATAGTGATAGTGGCAATAGAATAATTTTTGCAGATATGCCTGGTTTGATAGAAGGAGCCCATAAAGGCATTGGTTTAGGTATTAAATTCTTAAAACATATTTCTAGGACTAAATTGTTATTGCATTTTATTGATTCATCGGTTGATAAATCAATGATAGAAAGGTATGAGGCACTCAGAAAAGAACTGTTAGAATATTCAAGTGATTTTAATAACAAAAAAGAGATTGTAGTTTCAACAAAGATGGATCAAGTGAATAGGCACAATCTAAAAGATTTTGAAAATTATCTTTTTGATAACTATAATAATATTAGTTATTTTAAAATATCTACATATAATTATTATGGAATTGAAAAACTCCTTAACTATATTGAGGACATTCTATGGAAATAA
- a CDS encoding DciA family protein: protein MEIISSILKKNLNCFKNNISNLLIISSIWDVLVDGCFSQISKPIKVTGNRLIVGVLDNIVLQELSFMHDEIVSRLQKRGFKINKISFKVINYFDIDKNETVEEDIEVDLRGYEYIYDSIENDNIRESFKRAFSAYIKNLKKN from the coding sequence ATGGAAATAATATCAAGTATCTTAAAGAAAAATCTAAATTGCTTTAAAAATAACATCTCTAATCTACTTATTATCTCTAGTATTTGGGATGTTTTAGTTGACGGGTGTTTTTCACAGATTTCAAAACCAATAAAAGTTACTGGCAATAGATTAATTGTGGGTGTCCTAGATAATATAGTATTACAAGAATTATCATTTATGCACGATGAGATAGTTTCAAGACTACAAAAAAGAGGGTTTAAAATTAACAAAATATCATTTAAAGTTATTAATTACTTTGATATTGATAAAAATGAAACGGTAGAAGAGGATATTGAAGTTGATCTGCGAGGATATGAATATATATATGACAGTATTGAAAATGATAATATAAGGGAGAGCTTTAAAAGGGCCTTTTCAGCCTATATTAAAAACTTGAAAAAAAATTAA
- the def gene encoding peptide deformylase has product MVLDIVKYPDKRLRAKCAEINNIDEEIIELLNNMEETMLKAPGVGLAAPQVGVLKRVIVVNFDAQAEIPKIYKFINPEILEYDGEEVYEEGCLSIPGEYADVKRAKKVYFKALNEDGKEVSLKLDELPARIVQHEIDHLNGVLFIDRIPQIKRDSIKKHIKKRALASEY; this is encoded by the coding sequence ATGGTGTTAGATATAGTAAAATATCCAGATAAAAGGCTTAGAGCTAAATGTGCTGAAATTAATAATATAGATGAAGAGATTATTGAACTTTTAAATAATATGGAAGAAACTATGCTTAAAGCCCCAGGTGTTGGATTAGCAGCCCCACAGGTGGGTGTGCTTAAAAGAGTAATTGTTGTTAACTTTGATGCTCAGGCTGAGATTCCAAAGATTTATAAATTTATAAACCCTGAAATATTAGAATACGATGGTGAAGAGGTTTATGAGGAGGGTTGCCTGAGTATCCCTGGTGAGTATGCTGATGTTAAAAGAGCTAAAAAAGTTTATTTTAAGGCTCTTAATGAGGATGGCAAAGAAGTTAGCTTAAAGTTAGATGAATTGCCAGCTAGAATAGTGCAACATGAAATAGATCACCTAAATGGAGTATTATTCATTGATAGAATACCTCAGATTAAGAGAGATAGCATAAAAAAGCATATCAAAAAAAGGGCTTTGGCTAGCGAATATTAA